In the genome of Streptomyces sp. SLBN-118, the window GCTCACGGGCTCCGTCCCGCCCATCTCGCCCGAGCAGCTCGTGCTGCCCGCGGGAATCGGCGCCCCGGCGGCGCTCGGCCCCTCCGCGCTGCCCGACGACGCCGTCATCTGCTCCTGCCACAACGTCACCAAGGGCACCATCCGCGGTGCGGTCACCGAGCATTCCTGCACGACGGTGCCCGAGGTGAAGAAGTGCACCAAGGCCGGTACGGGCTGCGGCAGTTGCGTCAAGGTGCTCGGCCAGCTGGTCAACGCCGAACTGGAGGCCTCGGGCGTCGAGGTCGACAAGGGCCTGTGCGGCTGCTTCGGGCAGAGCCGTCAGGAGCTGTACGAGATCGTGCACACGCTGCGCCTCACCTCGTACCAGGAGATCCTGGACCGGCACGGCCGGGAGACGGCCCGCGGCGGCAACGGCTGCGAGATCTGCAAGCCGGCCATCGGCTCGATCATCGCCTCGCTGGCCCCGACGATCGGCGCGGGCGGCTATGTGCTGGACGGCGAGCAGGCCGCGCTCCAGGACACCAACGACCACTTCCTCGCCAATATGCAGAAGAACGGCTCGTACTCGATCGTGCCGCGCATCCCCGGCGGTGAGATCACCCCCGAGAAGCTGATCGTGATCGGCGAGGTGGCCCGCGACTACGGCCTCTACACGAAGATCACGGGTGGCCAGCGGATCGACCTCTTCGGCGCCCGGGTGGACCAACTGCCGCAGATCTGGGCCCGGCTGGTCGACGCGGGCTTCGAGTCGGGGCACGCCTACGGCAAGGCGCTGCGCACCGTGAAGTCCTGTGTGGGGCAGACCTGGTGCCGCTACGGCGTACAGGACTCGGTCAGGATGGCGATCGACCTGGAGCTGCGTTACCGGGGCCTGCGCTCCCCGCACAAGCTCAAGTCCGCGGTCTCCGGCTGCCAGCGCGAGTGCGCGGAGGCACAGAGCAAGGACTTTGGCGTCATCGCCACGGCCAACGGCTGGAATCTGTACGTCGGCGGCAACGGCGGCGCGACACCGCGCCACGCCGATCTGCTCGCGCAGGATCTCTCCGACGCCGAACTGGTCCGGCTGATCGACCGGTTCCTGATGTTCTACATCCGTACCGCCGACCGTCTCGAGCGCACGTCGACCTGGCTGGAGCGGATCGAGGGCGGCCTCGATCACGTACGGGACGTGGTGGTCCATGACTCGCTGGGCATCTGCGTCGAGCTGGAGTCGCTGATGGCGGACCATGTCGCGAACTACCGCGACGAGTGGTCCGAGACCATCAACGACCCTGAGCGGCTGCGCCGTTTCGTCTCCTTCGTCAACGCACCCGACGTCCCGGACCCGACGGTGAAGTTCGTGCCCGAGCGCGACCAGGTCAAGCCCGACCTGCCGCTGTTGTCCATCCGTCCGCTGAAAGCCCTGGAAGGTAGCGCCGCCCGATGACGATCGCCCCCGAGAAGACGCAAACGCAGGTCCGGCTCCGCGTGGGCCAGGAGTGGGTCGAACTCTGCGCGCTGTCCCTGCTGACGCCGGGACGCGGAGCTGCGGCCCTGCTGCCCGACGGCACCCAGGCGGCGGTCTTCGTGGACCGCGAGGGCGTCGCCTACGCCATCGACAACCGGGACCCGTTCACCGGTGCCCAGGTCCTCTCCCGCGGACTGCTCGGCTCGTCGGCCGCCGGCCCCTTCGTCGCGTCGCCGCTGCTCAAGCAGCGCTTCGACCTGCGGACCGGTCGCTGTCTGGACGACGACTCGGTGTCGGTGACGGCGTACGAGGTGCGCGTGGGGTGAGCGGCCCGCCGCGCTCTGCCTGACATCCGCTGACGCGGGAGGGGCGACCGGATCAGATCTGGGCGCCGACAGTGGCTCCCCGGCCCGATCGTTCATAGGCTGAACTCAACCCAGTTTCCTTATTGAGGAGTTCAGCCATGTGGGGCTGGAACGCGAGCGACATACCGGACCAGGACGGGCGCACCGCCGTGGTCACCGGAGCCAACAGCGGCCTCGGACTCATCACGGCACGGGAGCTGGCCCGCCGCGGCGCGCGAGTGATTCTCGCCTGCCGCAGCGAGGCACGTGGCAAGGAGGCCGAGGCCCACATAGCGGGCCGGGTGCCGGGCGCGAAGGTGGAGTTCAGCCCGCTGGACCTGGCGGATCTCGCCTCGGTACGGGAGTTCGCGGCGCGCTACCCGTACGACGGCCTCCATCTGCTCATCAACAACGCGGGTGTGATGGCCCTTCCGTACGGGAAGACGGCCGACGGCTTCGAGACGCAGTTCGGCGTCAACCACCTCGGGCACTTCGCGCTGACCGGGCTGCTGATGCCGAAGCTGCTGCGTACACCGGGTGCGCGGGTGGTGGGTGTGTCCAGCTTCATGCACGCCATGGCGGGCGTCGACATGGGCGATCTCAACAGCGAGCGCCGCTACAGCCCCTGGACCGCCTACTCCCGCACCAAGACGGCGAACCTGCTCTTCGTGCACGAGCTGGCCAGGCGGCTCGCGACGGCGAGCTCCGAGGTCGTCGCTGCCGCCGCCCACCCCGGCTACTCGAACACCAACCTGCAGACCGCGGGCGCACGCATGGAGGGCAAGAAGGCGAAGGAGCAGTTCATGGTGGTCGGCAACCGGCTGTTCGCGCAGTCCGCCGAGTCGGGTGCGCTGCCGATCCTGTACGCGGCCACGGCCCCGGGGGTGCGGCCCGACTCCTTCACCGGGCCGAGGCTGCTCGGCTGGCGCGGTGGACCCGCGCCGTCGTGGCGGCTCAGCCATTCGAAGAACGACGCCACGGGTGAGCGGCTGTGGGTCGCGTCCGAGCAGCTGACCGGTGTGACGTACGAGGGCCTCAGGTCCTCCGTGTCCTGAGACCGCGTCCGGCGGGATGAGAAGGAGCCAGCGAACCGGCTCCAGGTTTGGGCTATTTGGCCGAAGTGTGCGTGGACCATTAGATGCCCGGGGCATCTAATGGGGACCGGCAAAGCGGACTCTTCGCTCGCGAGGTCACCATGACAGAGCCCATCCCCGCAGCACTCATCCCCGCAGCAGCCCTCACTACGGAAACGGGATCCGGGCAACCGGTCCCGTTCCCGCAGGACCGCAGTTGCCCCTACCACCCGCCCACCCCCTACGCCCCGTTACGCGACGCGCGCCCACTCTCCCGGGTCTCGCTCTACAACGGCCGCTCCGTGTGGGTCGTCACCGGGCACGCCACCGCGCGTGAGCTACTGGCCGACCCCCGGCTGTCCACCAACCGCGAGAACCACGGCTTCCCGAAGCCCACCGAGCGCTTCGCCGCGCTCACCAACCGCCGCGTCGCACTTCTGGGCGTCGACGATCCCGAGCACGGCGTCCAGCGGCGGATGCTGATCCCCAGCTTCACCCTCAGGCGCGCCACCGCGCTGCGACCGCAGATCCAGCGGACCGTGGACCGGCTGCTCGACACGATGATCGCGCAGGGACCGCCGGCCGAGTTGGTGAGCGCCTTCGCGCTGCCGGTGCCGTCGATGGTGATCTGCGCCCTGCTCGGTGTCCCGTACGCCGACCACGCATTCTTCGAGGAACAGTCGCGCAGGCTGCTGCGCGGACCGTCCGCGGCGGACACCGAGGATGCGCGCGACCAGCTGGACGAGTACTTCGGCGCCCTGATCGACCGCAAGCGCGAGGAGCCGGGCGACGGTCTGCTCGACGAGCTCATCCAGCAGCAGTCGGCCGAAGGGGCTGTGGACCGCCACGAGTTGATCAGCCTGGCCACGGTCCTGCTGGTCGCGGGCCACGAGACCACGGCGAACATGATCTCGCTGGGTACTTTCACCCTGCTCCAGCACCCGGAGCAGCTGGCAGAGCTGCGCCGGCAGGACTCCCTGATGCCCACCGCCGTCGAGGAGTTGCTGCGGTTCCTGTCGATCGCCGACGGGATGCTGCGGGTGGCGACCGACGACATCGAGGTGGCCGGAACGACGGTCCGGGCCGGCGACGGCGTCGTCTTCTCGACGTCCCTGATCAACCGGGACACCGCCGCCTACCCGGAGCCCGACGCACTGGACTGGCACCGCTCGCCCCGCCACCATGTCGCGTTCGGCTACGGCATCCACCAGTGCCTGGGGCAGAACCTGGCCCGGGCGGAGATGGAGATCGCGCTGCGTACGCTCTTCGACCGGCTGCCCGGACTGCGGCTCGCGGCTCCGGCCGAGCACATCCCCTTCAAACCGGGCGACACCATCCAGGGGATGCTCGAACTCCCCGTGGCCTGGTAGCCGCCATGGGGAGTGGCAGCGGTATCGGCATCGACAAGGACAGGTGCATCGGCGCGGGGCAGTGCGCGCTGACGGCGCCCGAGGTGTTCACCCAGGACGACGACGGACTGAGCACGCTGCTGCCGGGCCGCGAGGAGGGCGGCAGTCCGCTCGTACGGGAGGCGGCCCGGGCCTGCCCGGTCGGAGCGATCACGGTCCCGGAGGACTGAAGTACGACCGGCTCCTCGTCGGGCGGTATCACCTACAAGGTGACGGGTCCCTTCAGCAGCGCCGCCACCGGGCTCAGCAGGGCCCTGTCAGCCCGCGGCCTCCGCTGTAGCGCCGCCCCTCAGCAGGGCGGCGCCCAGCGGGGTGACCGTGTGCAGGACGGCATTGCCGTGGCGCAGGGTCACCACCAGGCCCGCCTCGCGCAGGACCGCCGCGTGCTGGCTGGCGGAGGCGAGCGACACCCCTGCCCTGCGGGCGAGTTCACTGGTCGTACAGCCGTAGCGAATGGCCTGAAGGACGACCGAGCGGGTGTGGCCGACGAGCTTGCCGAGCGAGGGGTCGCCCGACTCGCCGAAGGCCGGTGCGCAGCTGTGGGCCGCGGGATAGACGAGCACCGGCGGAAGGCCGGTGTCGCGGTAGACCACGGGGGTGCCCCGGCAGAAGAACGACGGCTGGAGCAGCAACCCCCGCCCGTTCAGATGCAGTTCGCGCTCGGCGGGATAGTCGGCCTCCAGCACCGGCGCCCGCCAGCGCAGCACCGGCGGCAGTGAGGCGAGCAGTTCTCCGGCGCCGCCGTCCAGCAGAGCGCGGCCGCGTACCGCACGGTCCGCCTCGACCGTGGCCTGGATGTGCGGCCAGTACGGTTCGATGGCGGCCCGGTGGTAGCTGCGCAGCGCGCCGACGAGACCGGCGAGCGCCTCGGGTCTGCCCTCCGCGAGGGCGGAGAGCCGGCCGGGCAGCCCGGGCGCGGCAGCCCGTCCCGCGGCGGCCAGGGCGAGTTCGGAGTGCAGCCGGCCCGG includes:
- the nirB gene encoding nitrite reductase large subunit NirB is translated as MTAMTTPTTPTIVVVGHGMVGQRFLEALAERGAAGRARIVVLCEEPRAAYDRVQLTSYFSGRTPDELSLVEGDFIERHGIELHLDDPAETIDRAARTVTSRVGRTFTYDTLVLATGSYPFVPPVPNKDAEGCFVYRTIEDLLAIEEYAKTARTGAVVGGGLLGLEAAGALKGLGLKTHIVEFAPRLMPAQVDDGGGAALLRTIEGMGLTVHTGTGTQEITVDEAGAVNGMALSDGSVLDTDLVVFSAGVRPRDQLGRDAGLAIGERGGIVVDEQCRTSDPAVFAIGECALASDGRVYGLVAPGYEMAETAAATITEDARSFTGADMSTKLKLLGVDVASFGDAHGAAEGCLDVVYSDSRSGVYKKLVIGSEGELLGGVLVGDADAYGMLRPLTGSVPPISPEQLVLPAGIGAPAALGPSALPDDAVICSCHNVTKGTIRGAVTEHSCTTVPEVKKCTKAGTGCGSCVKVLGQLVNAELEASGVEVDKGLCGCFGQSRQELYEIVHTLRLTSYQEILDRHGRETARGGNGCEICKPAIGSIIASLAPTIGAGGYVLDGEQAALQDTNDHFLANMQKNGSYSIVPRIPGGEITPEKLIVIGEVARDYGLYTKITGGQRIDLFGARVDQLPQIWARLVDAGFESGHAYGKALRTVKSCVGQTWCRYGVQDSVRMAIDLELRYRGLRSPHKLKSAVSGCQRECAEAQSKDFGVIATANGWNLYVGGNGGATPRHADLLAQDLSDAELVRLIDRFLMFYIRTADRLERTSTWLERIEGGLDHVRDVVVHDSLGICVELESLMADHVANYRDEWSETINDPERLRRFVSFVNAPDVPDPTVKFVPERDQVKPDLPLLSIRPLKALEGSAAR
- the nirD gene encoding nitrite reductase small subunit NirD; the encoded protein is MTIAPEKTQTQVRLRVGQEWVELCALSLLTPGRGAAALLPDGTQAAVFVDREGVAYAIDNRDPFTGAQVLSRGLLGSSAAGPFVASPLLKQRFDLRTGRCLDDDSVSVTAYEVRVG
- a CDS encoding oxidoreductase, with translation MWGWNASDIPDQDGRTAVVTGANSGLGLITARELARRGARVILACRSEARGKEAEAHIAGRVPGAKVEFSPLDLADLASVREFAARYPYDGLHLLINNAGVMALPYGKTADGFETQFGVNHLGHFALTGLLMPKLLRTPGARVVGVSSFMHAMAGVDMGDLNSERRYSPWTAYSRTKTANLLFVHELARRLATASSEVVAAAAHPGYSNTNLQTAGARMEGKKAKEQFMVVGNRLFAQSAESGALPILYAATAPGVRPDSFTGPRLLGWRGGPAPSWRLSHSKNDATGERLWVASEQLTGVTYEGLRSSVS
- a CDS encoding cytochrome P450 — translated: MTEPIPAALIPAAALTTETGSGQPVPFPQDRSCPYHPPTPYAPLRDARPLSRVSLYNGRSVWVVTGHATARELLADPRLSTNRENHGFPKPTERFAALTNRRVALLGVDDPEHGVQRRMLIPSFTLRRATALRPQIQRTVDRLLDTMIAQGPPAELVSAFALPVPSMVICALLGVPYADHAFFEEQSRRLLRGPSAADTEDARDQLDEYFGALIDRKREEPGDGLLDELIQQQSAEGAVDRHELISLATVLLVAGHETTANMISLGTFTLLQHPEQLAELRRQDSLMPTAVEELLRFLSIADGMLRVATDDIEVAGTTVRAGDGVVFSTSLINRDTAAYPEPDALDWHRSPRHHVAFGYGIHQCLGQNLARAEMEIALRTLFDRLPGLRLAAPAEHIPFKPGDTIQGMLELPVAW
- a CDS encoding ferredoxin translates to MGSGSGIGIDKDRCIGAGQCALTAPEVFTQDDDGLSTLLPGREEGGSPLVREAARACPVGAITVPED
- a CDS encoding helix-turn-helix transcriptional regulator, translating into MLRIHFTGDDLARVRMAARPDVLWEAILSFHRLRERRRALMFGEWRAETRVRLSGETRLLAALVPPRGYFPDFLTPSEGACGLEASLEALRATPPGRLHSELALAAAGRAAAPGLPGRLSALAEGRPEALAGLVGALRSYHRAAIEPYWPHIQATVEADRAVRGRALLDGGAGELLASLPPVLRWRAPVLEADYPAERELHLNGRGLLLQPSFFCRGTPVVYRDTGLPPVLVYPAAHSCAPAFGESGDPSLGKLVGHTRSVVLQAIRYGCTTSELARRAGVSLASASQHAAVLREAGLVVTLRHGNAVLHTVTPLGAALLRGGATAEAAG